AAGAAGATCTGCCGGTTCTGCGAGAATCGCATCTTCTACATCGACTACAAGGACGACCGGCTGCTGCACCGCTTTATCACCGAAGAAGGGAAGATCATCCCGCGCCGCATTTCGGGCACC
The Calditrichota bacterium DNA segment above includes these coding regions:
- the rpsR gene encoding 30S ribosomal protein S18, whose amino-acid sequence is MLIPRKKICRFCENRIFYIDYKDDRLLHRFITEEGKIIPRRISGTCAQHQRQLVTAIKRARQMAIIPYILDTVR